In Candidatus Eremiobacteraceae bacterium, the sequence TCCGCGGCGACCTCGAATGGGATCTCTCCTTCGGCGGCGAGATTTTCGATCGTGCGCAGCGATTCGCCGCAGACCTCCGGCGGCACGGTCGCCACAACGGCGTCCGCGTGCGGGCCGGCTTGAGCCGGCTGACGGCGCTGTTCGGAGTCCAGCGTCGCGCGAACGCCGGTCAATTCCGTTTCGGCGGTTGCGATGTTCGACCGCAACTGGGTGAGTTCGCCTTGCGCTTCGGCCTTCGCGGCCTGGAGCTCCAGCGCGGCGTAACGCTGCTCGCCGACTTTCGCGGATATCTCCTCGAGTGCGAGTGTTTCGCCGGCGAACTGCTTGGCCTTGGCGTCCGTGTCTTTGAGCGCGGCCTCAAGTGCGACGAGCTTGAATCCGAGCGCTTCCGCGTCTGCCTCGCGCTTGGCGCGCACGGCTTCGGCCTTTTCCGCTCCGGCCAGAGCTTCGATGCGTTTCAGTTCGGCGGCAGCGGCGAGGGACTTTGAGTTCGCATACGCTTCGTCTAGATCGTGCTTCTTCGACTCAAGCTCGGCGAGCGCAGTTTGGGTCTTGGCGAGATCCGAGACGATGGTCGCATGCGTCGCTTCCTTCTCGCGCGATGCTTCGTCGCCGATGGCGCGCAGCGCGAGGACGGTCTCTTCGGCTGCTGCACGTTCCGCATGCAGCGCTTCGACCTCCATGTCCAGTTTTTTGCGTTCGGCGACGAGCTTCTTGAGCGCTTGCTCTTCCGCGGCGAGTGCATCGGCTGCAACGGCGGCGGCGGCTGTCGCGATCTCGGCCGAAGCCTTTTGCGCGAGCAAGTCATCGAGTTCGGCCTGTGCGTGCGTGCGGCGCGCTTCGATGCCGCGCAACGCGAGTTCTTCTGCAGCCTTGGCTGTTTCGGCCGTCTCTCGCTCGGCGGTGAGCTCGGCGATGGTGGCCTCGACGCTCGCCTGGGCCTTGACGACGCGTCCGCTCCGTTCGCTTGCGTCGGAGACAAGTTTTTCCGCAGCGGATTTTTGCGCGTCGAGCGCGTCCATCTCGGCTTTTGCCGCGGTGCGTCTGCCTTCGAGCTCGCGGAGCGCCGCTTCTTGAATGGCCTTGGCTTGTGCGGCGGCCTTGCTTTGCGCCAGCAACGCGTCCATCTCGAGCTTCGCTGCGGAGCGGGCCGCTTCAAGTTCCTGAAGCGCGCTTTCCTGAGCGGCCTTCAACTGAGCTGCTTCTTTGCTTTGCGCCAGCAGCAGGTCCACGTCGGCGATCGCGCCGGCGCGCTTGCCTTCAAGTTCGCGCAGCGCCGCCTCTTGAGCGGCTTTGGTCTGCGCGGCCGCTTTGCTTTGCGCGAGCAGCGCGTCCATCTCAGCTTTCGCGGCGGCGCGGGCCGCCTCGAGCTCGTGCAGCGCCGTTTCCTGAGCGGTTTTCGCCTGCGCTGCTGCTTTGCTCTGCGCCTGCAGCGAATCCATTTCGATCTTCGCCGCGGCGCGCGCCGCTTCGAGTTCGTGCAACGCCGTTTCCTGAGCCGCCCGGGCCTGTGCGGCTGCCTTGCTCTGCGCCTGGAGCGTCTCCATTTCGAGCTTTGCGGCTGCGCGCGCCGCGTCGAGCTCGTGTAACGCGGCTTCTTGCGCCGCCTTGGCCTGTGCGGCGGTCTTGCCTTGTGCGAGCAGCGCATCCACGTCGGCCGACGCGCCCGCGCGCTTGCCCTCGAGATCGCGCAACGCAGCTTCCTGCGCGAGCTTGGCCTCCGCGGCGGCCTTGCTCTGCGTCAGCAGCGCGTCCATCTCCGACTTCACGCTTGCGCGCGCGGCCTCAAGCTCGTGCAATGCCTTTTCTTGTGCGGCTCTCGCCTCCGCGGCCACTTTGCTCTGTGCCTGGAGCGAATCCACATCCGCGAGTGCGCCTGCGCGCTTGGTCTCAAGCTCGCGCAGCGCGGCTTCTTGGGCTCCCTTGGCCTGCGCCGCGGCTTCGCTTTGCGCCCGGAGCGCGTCCATTTCGGATTTCGCGGTTGCGCGGGCTGATTCGAGATCCCGCAGCGACGCTTCTTGCGCCGCCCGCGCAAGGGTCGCAGCGTCGCTTTGCGCACGCAAGAGTGCGATGTCGGTTTCCGCCTGCTCGCGCTCGGCGCGAAGCGTTTCGACGGTCGACTTCACGGATTCGAGTTCTAGCTCGGTCGCTAAGCGCTGTCCGGCCAACTCCGCGAGCTCGCTCTTGAGCTCCGCGCGGTCGCGGCCCGCATGAAGCGCGTCGTCGGATTCTTGACGCTGCGATTTCTCCGCGTCGGCTTTCCGGCTAAGGAGTTCGGCTTCGAGTTCGGCGCACGCGGCGCCAAGGCGGTCGATCTCTTCCACGATCCCGTCACGCTGTGTCGACACGCCTGCGAGATCGGCTTTGGCCGCAGCCAGCGATTGCTCTGCTGCTCGTGATGCGGTAGCGGTCTCCGGCGCCGCTGCTGCGGGCGCTTGAACGGCAGCCTGCGGTTTCGCGGCAGGTTTTGGAGCGGCCGCGGCCTTCGGAATCGGT encodes:
- a CDS encoding tetratricopeptide repeat protein, which encodes MAKATTGGAQAGDGTSIDEQSAALLVTARASLDAKDNNGAIAALKELVALVDCRPEVRLEAAGLFAAAGAKEEAIGSYLQAGNGFLYDDADMTRARQAFMTAHEIDPVNVDVIFQLGQADVVEGRTQDALAKFIDVLRRSNLKHVPALFEAGCIYQANGQHDQAILAFKKVIDRDKSHSQAFVHMGQLHQTKGMVPEALGYYVHAADIAREAGHVGTARQLLNMVLALDSSNQKARFMLDDLEDHGAEAAEEAAPLAKPIPKAAAAPKPAAKPQAAVQAPAAAAPETATASRAAEQSLAAAKADLAGVSTQRDGIVEEIDRLGAACAELEAELLSRKADAEKSQRQESDDALHAGRDRAELKSELAELAGQRLATELELESVKSTVETLRAEREQAETDIALLRAQSDAATLARAAQEASLRDLESARATAKSEMDALRAQSEAAAQAKGAQEAALRELETKRAGALADVDSLQAQSKVAAEARAAQEKALHELEAARASVKSEMDALLTQSKAAAEAKLAQEAALRDLEGKRAGASADVDALLAQGKTAAQAKAAQEAALHELDAARAAAKLEMETLQAQSKAAAQARAAQETALHELEAARAAAKIEMDSLQAQSKAAAQAKTAQETALHELEAARAAAKAEMDALLAQSKAAAQTKAAQEAALRELEGKRAGAIADVDLLLAQSKEAAQLKAAQESALQELEAARSAAKLEMDALLAQSKAAAQAKAIQEAALRELEGRRTAAKAEMDALDAQKSAAEKLVSDASERSGRVVKAQASVEATIAELTAERETAETAKAAEELALRGIEARRTHAQAELDDLLAQKASAEIATAAAAVAADALAAEEQALKKLVAERKKLDMEVEALHAERAAAEETVLALRAIGDEASREKEATHATIVSDLAKTQTALAELESKKHDLDEAYANSKSLAAAAELKRIEALAGAEKAEAVRAKREADAEALGFKLVALEAALKDTDAKAKQFAGETLALEEISAKVGEQRYAALELQAAKAEAQGELTQLRSNIATAETELTGVRATLDSEQRRQPAQAGPHADAVVATVPPEVCGESLRTIENLAAEGEIPFEVAAELAGLIHEGRAVEALRVARARANVVAAPGAFLLAVGDLSRDLGDVNRARDAYRLMASLDPKKASLSHARLGELFLTFADQSTAAALQRDDAHFASEKDPAAALETYADLVARFPDDPQFREELGALHEKVGNKLAAGVAYGAAMVLYLGSDDHVRANELVPRLLAVRPDDGAALELAARAYDRAGRSAESAAMLDRALAAYGLQHHASDVERVCRQLAETAEDPVPYRRELAKLLQAVGDRSGAIEQLIEAAERLVQWSRGQEALAALKDAEALAGDDPIFAERISALKLKAADAVKAVDESVRGDLFLSKGEFEKAADAYRRAVAENPNDAGASYQLACLLTDHFPDYDTAEKLLETAAAIRPGHTATRYRLAVVKAARGEIGQAIELLIALARFDDANADFIEQFVARLERTAESGDVAAKYNLGIAYRELGRVEEALVILQSIQREPEFVVRCLNAIGLCLRRQGLDTAAAKRFQKAIETSGFPEGQYNDALYNLGDLYESKTDQESLALSLSSFEELYARDCTYRDVADKIRSVKNKIGSVEGPKVKRLPTRSAEISN